A genomic region of Antennarius striatus isolate MH-2024 chromosome 4, ASM4005453v1, whole genome shotgun sequence contains the following coding sequences:
- the LOC137594055 gene encoding uncharacterized protein, which translates to MSATDSDNSIDWLASDYEDNESEQEFDSSRKHSQTEAPPSPSDTTRLGPPDGSCRRGGEVKDCDNNWEVREASGRGSPPNCKEMWNGSIGLCKRQQGEKANGKTTQQALKRPHSSTEGEPNDWQLLPNGSEKNQMFSRKCMELQCYIHPLSSILNGLRSGRYRERLSSFQESVAMDRIQRIMGVLQNPCMGEKYINIIMKMEEMLKSWFPNVKLPEQLAATKTEEVVLTKKPKLSPVTPAALSPVTLSDPPARVKALRVTDLTPPGAYSASNLKWLHTSPICSPIAEQAPAGPRHLLSHRDRDLTQDNVVSSSTDSHTKTDSVPRGPPPGKINAPCLERLLKSTDSIITLKGAGVLMDSSWS; encoded by the exons ATGTCTGCTACGGATTCGGACAACTCCATTGACTGGCTGGCTAGTGACTATGAGGACAATGAGAGCGAACAGGAGTTTGACTCCAGCAGGAAGCACAGCCAGACGGAGGCTCCTCCATCCCCCAGCGACACAACACGCCTGGGCCCGCCTGATGGCAGCTGCCGCCGGGGCGGCGAGGTGAAAGACTGCGACAATAACTGGGAGGTCAGGGAGGCCTCCGGTCGGGGATCCCCCCCAAATTGCAAGGAGATGTGGAACGGCAGCATTGGACTGTGTAAAAGACAACAAGGAGAGAAAGCTAACGGCAAAACCACTCAGCAAGCACTGAAGAGACCTCACAGCTCCACGGAGGGAGAGCCCAACGATTGGCAGCTCCTTCCCAACGGGTCGGAGAAAAACCAAATGTTCAGCCGTAAG TGCATGGAGCTACAATGCTACATCCATCCCCTGTCGTCTATCCTGAATGGCCTTCGCTCAGGAAGATACAGAGAAC GACTCAGCAGTTTCCAAGAGAGTGTGGCCATGGACAGGATCCAGAGGATCATGGGTGTCCTCCAGAACCCCTGCATGGG GGAGAAGTACATCAACATCATTATGAAAATGGAGGAAATGCTGAAGAGCTGGTTTCCTAATGTCAAACTACCAGAACAACTTGCTGCCACAAAGACAGAGGAAGTGGTTCTTACCAAGAAACCGAAG CTGTCTCCAGTGACCCCCGCTGCATTGAGTCCCGTCACCCTCAGCGATCCTCCAGCCAGAGTCAAAGCCCTGAGGGTCACAGACCTGACTCCTCCTGGAGCCTACTCGGCCAGCAACCTGAAGTGGCTCCACACTTCCCCCATCTGTTCCCCCATCGCCGAGCAGGCCCCGGCTGGCCCCAGGCACCTGCTGTCCCACAGAGACAGAGACCTAACGCAGGACAACGTGGTGTCgtccagcacagacagccacaCTAAAACAGACTCTGTGCCCAGAGGGCCCCCGCCGGGTAAAATTAATGCGCCCTGTCTGGAGAGGCTCCTCAAGTCAACAGATAGCATCATCACCCTCAAGGGGGCTGGTGTTCTGATGGACAGCAGCTGGTCCTAG